The DNA window GCAACGGGCACGACGGCTTGGCCTGTGTGGAGTCCGGATGGCAAGAAGCTTGCCTATACGATCTTCGGCTTCAGTAGTTTTCTGATGGATACGGACCGGCGTTGGAACGATCAGAGCCCGCAAGCTCTGCCGCCGATGGAGAACTCGGAAGAGCTATTCTCTGCCTGGCATTGGAGCCCGGATGGCACTCAGATCGCGGGCTTTACGCAGACAGCGGATGGGTCGATGAGTGGGATTGTCACTTACCACTTGAAGGAACAGAAATTTACCAAGTGGAGCGATGTCGGGCAGGATCCGCACTGGCTGAGTGATTCCCGCCGGCTCTTCTTTGTACATGACGGGAAGTTGTGGTTACTCGATACGAAGGATGGGGTGCGGCAGATTGTCGTCCAATCGAAGGATTGGCAAGTGGAGCGCCGTGGGATTGCATCGAGTCCCGACAACCGATGGATCTATTTCAGTGGCTCGCGTGCTGATTCTGAAGTTTGGCTTGGGAGTATTGACTAGACGTTGAACGGCTTAGCGCAGCCACGATCCGATAAGATTGTCGGACGTGAAGCGAATGAAGGATCTGAATCGTATTTTGTTGCTGCTGTTGGCCTGTGCAGGGGGCCTTTTGCAAGGGCAGGTGCCAGGGGGACCGCGAGTGCCTGGGCAGAACCCGAATGGCATGCGCGTGTATCTCTGGACCGGGTTGAAGACTCATAGTGCCGGGCAACATGATTACCCGCAGTTTCTGGCCGATTGGAGCAAGCTCTTAACGGAACGCGGCGCCGTGGTGAACGGGGCACTGCATCCTCCCCATCGCGAGGATCTGGAGAAGACCGATGTCGTTGTGATTTACAAGGGTGATGTGGGCTTTTTGACCGATACCGACAAGGCTACGCTCGACGCTTTTGTGCAGCGTGGCGGTGGGCTGGTGAGTCTGCATGACGCTCTTTGCGGACCTGATCCTGTCGCCTTTTCCAAGCTGACCGGCGGGGCTAAGAAGCATGGCGAAGTGAACTATACACTCGAAGCTCCAGTTCCTTACACCGTGACGGATAAGGCGCATCCGATCATGAAAGACATGTCCAATTTGACCCTGTTGGACGAGGCTTTTTTCAATCTGACCTGGGCCTCTGATCCGGGAATCCATGTGTTGGCGACTGCGGAGATTGCCGGAACGCCCAGCGCGGGGGATCATCGCGGTGAAAAAGTCCCTCAAATTTGGACCTATGAACATCCTGCCGCAGGCGGCCAAACTGCGCGCGCTTTTGTTTGGATGCAGGGCCACAACTACGCGAATTTCTCAAACTACCAGATCCAGCGGACGCTGCTTCGTGGCATTGCATGGGCAGCGAAGAAGCCAGTGGACGAGTTGGTGGATTATGTCGCTCCTCCACGTCCTGTGCGGCCCCCGGCAACTGCGCAATCTCGAGGCGGGCAATAGCCAGTTATTTCTTACGGGAGGCGAAGAAGGCCGCTACTTTTTCCTTCGCCTCCTGATCTACCAGCGCTTCGCGAAACAGCCGTGCTTCTTCGGCGAGACCCGCTTCGAATGTCCCGGCCCGCACAGCGGCGAGGATTGCTTCCACCACGCGGAGATTCCCTTGGCAGGGCAGTTGATCGGTGCGCCGGCCCTGGGTGACTTCAAGTGCTGCGGCAACTACATCTTCTTCGACAACGCGATCGACAATTCCAAGCTCCAGCGCCTCTTCCGCACTGATGCTCTTGCCCGTCAGGCACATTCGCAGTGCCGGCCCGACACCGGCCAGCCGTGGTAAGCGTTGGGTGCCGCCCGCGCCTGGAATCAGCCCCAGGTTCACTTCCGGCAGGCCCACCTGGCTTCCGGCGCGCAGCACGCGGTAATGCCCCGCCATCGCGAGTTCCAGTCCGATGCCCAGCGCTCCGCCATTCATCGCCATGACGACGAGCGTATGGCCCCGCTCGATCGCATTGAGCAGTTGATTGAGATAGCTGAGATCGGGTGGAATCTCGTGTTGAGTGATTCTTTCGATCTCCCGCAGATCTGCGCCTGCGACGAACATTTTGCCCGATCCGGTGATGACGATCCGCGTTACAGCATCGTCTTCGTCGGCTTGCTGCCATGCCAGATGCAGGGCTGCCGCCGTCTCTCGCGACAAAGCATTCACCGGTGGGTTCATGATAGTAAGGATGGCGGTAGAACCAATCCGCTCACTCGTGACAAGGCGCTCCATGTTCTTGACGCTACCACTTGCCCTGCAGGCGAGGCCGCGGATCCGTGTTGAAATCTTCCTTGCCGTTGAGTGCCCCATCTCCAATCGCTATATTCCAGAACTCAAACGGATTGTCTCGCTCTATCAGCCCAAGGGTGTCGATTTTCTCGCACTGTTTCCGGAGGCACGGCTCACGGAGGCGAGTCTGGAGGATTGGCGGAAGAGCTATGAGTTTCCAATCCCAGTTCAATTAGATCCGCTTGGTGTGAGGGCCGAACAGGCCGGAGCCACGCTCACGCCGGAAGTGGTGGTCTTCTTGGAGGACAAGCTGATCTATCGTGGCCGTATTGACGATCGCTATGTGTCGTGGGGGAAGTCGCGGCCCGCACCGACGCGTCGCGATCTGGCCGATACATTGCAGATGCTGCTCGATGGCAAAACGCTGCTACCCCGCTTTACGAAGTCCTGGGGCTGCTTCATTGAAGCGCGCTGAGCGTTAATCGACGATTGCCTGCATCACGGCATTTTCAAAGTCGCGATCCAGTTGGCGATTCGGGTTGTCGGTCTGGATCATGAGGATGCCGACGATCTTCTCTACCGGGTCGATCCAGAAGTGAGTCCCGTAGGCTCCGTCCCAACCGTAGCTGCCTTTTGAGACGCGCATTCCGGCAGCCACCGGATCGCTGACCACTTGCACGCTCAGGCCGAAGCCGCGGCCCGGCGCGCGGCCTGGCAGCGTGTCGGGCACAAAGACCGAGGCCATCAGATCGACGGTCTTGGGGCTGAGGATTCGCTTGCCGTTGAGCTTGCCCCCTTCGAGCAACATTTCGGCGAATTGCAGATAGTCTTCGGCGGTGGACATCAGGCCGCCGGCGCCGGAGAAGTAAGTCTTGCTGGCGATCCAGTTCGGGTTGGCAGTCTTCTCGAGTTGGTTGTCCTTGCGGTGATAGGCGGTGACGACGCGCGGCCAGCCCTGATCGCCGGGATGGAAGAAGGTGTCCTTCATGCCGAGCGGCTCAAAGAGGCGGGTCTTGAGGAACTGATTGAAGTCGAGACCCGAAGCAACTTCGACGATGCGGCCGAGAGTGTCGAAGGCCATCAGGGGACTGTAAGCCCATTGGGAACCGGGCTGAAAGGCGAGCGGCGTCGCGCCGAACTTCGGAATGTAGGTGTTGAGGCCCTCTTCGCCTTGGCGAAGACTGATTGCGCCCTGGACGCTGGTGGCTGGATCGCTTCCGAGTCCCGAAACGTGGGTGAGCAGGTCCTGCACGTTGATCTCACGGGTCAAGGCAATGCTGCTCTTCACCTTCATGTTTTTGAACTCGGGGATGAACTTCGAGACTGGATCGTTGAGGCGGAGCTTGCCCTCTTCGAGGAGCATCAGAATGGCGACGCCGGCTACGGGCTTGGACATCGACCAGATGCGGAAGACGGAATTCTTCGCCATCGGCTTGTTGGACTCAAGGTCAAAAGCGCCGTGAGCTTCAAAGTTCGCGATCTTGCCCTTGCGGGCCACCAGTGTGACGGCGCCCGCGATCTGTTTCGAATCGATGTGCTGCTGGATGGTTTGGTGGATGCGGGTGAGCCGCTCTTTGGAGAAGCCAAGCTCATCGGCCTTGCCCTCGGGCACGGCGGCAGACAGGCCCAGACAGGCCAGCAGAAGTACAGCAACAAGACGATCGAAACGCATAAAGACCTCGCGGAAAAGTGTATCGCAACCGGAGTTTGCCGTGATCTGACCATGATGGTCACATCTTGACAGTCATATGGAATGGATCTATTCTGGACTCAACTTGCATATGGATGAACCAAACACCGACCTGATTCAGGGCACTCTCGACATGTTGATTCTCAAGACGCTTAGTCTCGAGCCGATGCATGGCTTTGGTATTTCCCGCCGCATTGAGCAGATCTCGCGTGGTGTCTTCAAGATGAATCCCGGCTCACTGTTGACCGCGTTGCAGCGCCTGGAGCGCAGTGGCTGGCTGGATGCGGAGTGGGTAGTTACAGAGAATGCCCGGCGCGCCAAGCTCTACAGCCTGACGCGGGCAGGGAAGAAGCAACTGGAAATTGAGACTGCCGATTGGTCGCGCCGTGCTGGGGCGATCGCCAGGTTACTGAAGGCTGAGGCATAAGCTTATGCTGCTCTGGCGCCAGATTCTGCGAGGGCTGCAACGGTTGGCGAATCGCCGTCCTGCCGACCGGGATATCGCTGATGAGGTGGAAAGTTTTCTTGAGCAGGCGACTGCGGCTCATCTGGCGAAAGGACTCTCTCTTGAAGAGGCGCGTCGCGCTGCGCATCTCGAAATGGGCAACGTGACGGTGGCTCGCGAACAAATCGCTTCCTATGGTTGGGAGAACGCGATCGAGACGCTGTTCTCTGATCTGCGTTTTGCCGTGCGCCGTTTGTGCGCGAGCCCGGGCTTTTCCGCAGTGAGCATTTTGACGCTGGCGCTGGGCATTGGCGCGAGTACGGCGATCTTCAGTGTGATGCAGGGTGTTCTTTGGAAGCCGCTGCCCTATCGCCATTCCGAGCAGTTGATCGTGTTACGGCATACCGCGCCGGGAATCAAAATCGAAGACTTGAACATGGCGGCCTCACTGTATTTCACTTACGGCGAAGAGAGCCGGACCTTTCAGGATGTGTCGATGTGGTTGAGCGATACGGTGAGTGTTACCGGTGTTGGAGAAGCGGAGGAAGTGCCGGCGCTGTCGGTGACGGATCGTTTTCTGCCGGCGCTGACGATCGCTCCTGCGTTGGGTCGCTCCTTTCACGCCACGGACGGCAATCCTGCCAGGGAGCGTGTGGTGATGCTCTCCGATGGCTATTGGCGGTCTCGCTTTGGTGGAGATCGTGCGGTGCTGGGCCGCCGGATTCTGCTGGATGGGCAGGCGCATGAGGTGGTGGGTGTGTTGCCGCCCTCCTTTCAGTTTCTGGATCGCCATGTCTCGCTGCTGCGGCCACTCCGCTTTCTTCGAGCGAATGTAGGCCTGATCAGTTTTTGTTGCCAAGGTCTGGCGAGGCTCAAGCCGGGCCAAAGTCTCGCCGATGCGAACACGGATGTTGCGCATATGCTGCAGCTTGCGCCGCAAAAATTTCCGATGAATGCCGGTTTCAGCAAGGACACCTTTCAAGCGGCGCGCATCGCTCCGCGCGTTGTGCTGCTGAAGGATGCCTGGATTGGCGACATTGGAAACACGCTCTGGGTTCTGATGGGCACTGTCGGGATTGTCTTGCTGATTGCGGGAGCCAATGTGGTGAACTTGCTGCTGGTGCGCGCCGATGCGCGCCGTCAGGAGCTTGCCGTGCGGGCCGCACTGGGCGCTTCCTGGCCGCGCCTGGCGCGGGAACTGCTGCTTGAGAACTTAGTCCTTGCGCTAAGTGGTGGGGCTCTTGGTCTGGGGCTGGCCGCTGCTGCCTTGCAGTTGCTGGCCGCGTCGGCATTCACCAGGCTGCCTCGCATTCAGGAGATCGCGATCGATCCGCTTGTTCTGACTTTCACCCTCTGCATTTCTCTCCTCGTGGGCCTGCTTTTCGCGCTGATTCTTGTTGTCAAGTATGGCCGGCCTGAAGTCGGCAGCGCGTTGCGCAGCGAAGGCCGCTCGCTGAGCCTGACCAAGGAGCGGCATCGCGCGCGCAACACATTGGTGGTGGTACAGGTGGCGCTGACGGTGGTGCTCCTTGTCGCTTCTGGATTGATGATCCGCAGCTTTCAGGCGCTGCGCCGCGTCGAGCCCGGTTTCTCCGGTGCACAACAGGTGGAGAGCTTGCGCATCTCGATTCCCGAGCAACAGGTGCCCGATCCGGAGCGTGCGATTCGCATGGAAGAGGCGATTCTGCGCAACATCGAGAAGATCGATGCTGTGTCCGGTGTGGCGATTGCCAATCACCTGCCGATGGAGGGAGGCTCGAATGATCCTGTCTATGCCGAGACGAAGACGGAGGGGCTTCCGCCGATTCGCCGCTATAAGTTCATCTCACCGGGATACTTTGCAGTGACCGGTGCGCGCTTGCTAGCGGGCCGCGATCTGCGTTGGACGGAGATCTATCAGAAGTCGCCGGTCGCCATTGTGTCGGAGAATCTGGCCCGTGAAACTTGGGGCGATGCACGCGCGGCGATTGGCAAGCGCATTCGTTCGACAACGAAGGACGATTGGCGGGAAGTGATCGGAGTGGTGGCGGACCTGCACGATAACGGTGTGGCGCAGAAGGCTCCCGGTATTGTGTACTGGCCCTTGTTGCAGCAGAATTTTGAAGCCTCTCCGGTCTCTGCCGTCCGTAGCATTGCGATCGTTGTCCGCAGTCCACGTGCCGGATCGGAGGCGCTGCGGCAACAACTGCAACATGCTGTTGCCGCGGTGAACCCGCTGTTGCCTCTTGCCGATATCAAGACTCTTGAGACGGTATACAACCGCTCGCTTTCTCGCACTTCGTTCACTCTTGTGCTGCTGGCGATTGCGGGTGGCATGGGCTTGTTTCTGGGAGTGATCGGTCTCTACGGTGTCATCGCTTATGCGGTTTCGCAGCGGACCCGGGAGATCGGAATCCGCCTGTCGCTGGGTGCGCCTGTGCAAAGTCTGGCTGGAATGTTTGTCTGGTATGGCTTGCGATTGTCCGGCATTGGCGCGGCTTGTGGATTGGCTGCTGCGCTGGGGCTGACGCGTATGATGCAGTCGCTGCTTTATGAGGTGAGCCCGGCCGATCCGTTGACCTATGTGGTGGTGTCAGCCAGTCTGATTCTGGTGGCATCGCTGGCGAGCTACTTGCCTGCGAGAAAGGTGGCGAGAGTGGATCCGGTGGCTGCGTTGCGCAGCTAGGTGACCTTGCTCTATGGCTCGAGACGATGGCCAGCGGCGCGGAGGGCGGATTCGACGGCAGCACGGAGATGGGCCGTGCGATCGGAGGGAGTGTCTTCGATCCGGAAGCGGCTGCCAGCGGGGAATTGCGAGAGTTTCTCTTGGAGGGCGGCTGTGCCGCGCACGGAATATTGGGCGACAAAGAAAGCGGGCTGGGGAGGGATGTCGCTGTAATTGATCGCAATTGCCCCGTTTGTTTTATGAATCCAGTCCTGTACGAAGGCGCGGCACTCTTTGCTGCTGCATAAGGAGTGCAAGCGATCGAGGCCGCGCGAATCGAGTACCCAGTTTTGCGCTTGTCCCAGGGCCGAGGCCAAGGTTCGTTCCAAGATGCGGGACTCTTCGCCGATTGGTGTTTGTAGATCTGCCTCACGGTCTTTCCACCAGTTGCGAAAGTATTCTATGGTGTCCCAGAGCGGCTTCTGCGCGGCCTTCGATCCATAGCGGCCGAGCAACTCTGCCGCTCCTCGCTTGATGCCCACGATGCCGCTGGGAAGCTGTTCGATGGCGATGCTTTCGAGCGCGGAGCTCATGGCGTAGCGGCCCAGTGGGTCGATGCCGTTTACGATGCTCTGGTAGTTACACGAGGCGAAGGATTGGATGAGTTGCTGGCGACCGAAGTCCGGGTCGTACTTGAGGAAGTAGAAAATGAGCGGGTGGGTACAGTGGGGGAGTTTTTGCCGATCGAGTTCTGCTACAAAAGCCAGGAAGCGGGCTTTGACTGCTGGAAGGATATCGCCATTGGCATAGCGGGTGATCAGATGCCCGGGTGGGGAGCCGCCACGCGCCATCTGCGCGAGAAACACCTCGTGCAACTCCGGAAGGACAGGATCGGGGAGCATCATCACTGTGGAGAGACCGAGCAATTGATCCTCCTGCTTGTGGAGCTCTTTGAGGATGATCTGGCGTCCCTGATCGGGCGCGAGTTCGTAGATGCGCTGGACGACCAGGTCGATGATCGATCGCGATGGCGAATTGGGTGGGCTTGCGTAGTATTCGAGGAGGATTGGGAGGATCTTTGCTCTGCGAACCAGATACCAGCGTGAGCTGAGTAAGTCTTCTTGCTGCCTTGTTGTTAAGGAATGAAAATCGGCGATCATCTCGGCGAGGAATGCATCAGCCCAGGGCGGGGTTGTGGCAGAAGAAACGGCCAATCGAATGAGGGTTTCGCGCGATTGCGAACGGGCTTCGGGCGTCTTCTTGGGGAGTGCCGCCAGTAATTGCGAGGCGAGGCTGGCTTGTTGTTCCTCGAACTGATGTGCTCTCTGGGTGGCCACATTCTGCCAGCGTAGCTGCGCCTCGGGAGTTTGGGATTCCGGCGGCGTCAGTCGGCCAAGTTTCTTGCGGAGGCTCAGTTCCGTGAGGGTCTTGAGAAAAGTTTCGTTGATCGGCTGTCTGGGGGCATTCAGCTGTTGTTGCATCTGCGGCAATACCTGCTCCCAGTGGGCTGAGTTCAGGATCGCTTGCGTGACGGGATAGGTTTCGGCTGTGTACTCCTCCGGGATGTGCGTGATTAGGGCGCTTGCAGATTCGGGGGTGTCCAGGAAGCGGAGGATCTGGAATGCGTGGCTCTGCATTTCAGGGTCTTGCTGGGGCGGAGCATCGAGCGTCGCTGTAGCCTCCCGGATGCGTTCGGCGACCCACTGCGGAGGTGGCTGCACAATCTCGATCTGGATGATATTC is part of the Bryobacter aggregatus MPL3 genome and encodes:
- a CDS encoding ThuA domain-containing protein; amino-acid sequence: MKDLNRILLLLLACAGGLLQGQVPGGPRVPGQNPNGMRVYLWTGLKTHSAGQHDYPQFLADWSKLLTERGAVVNGALHPPHREDLEKTDVVVIYKGDVGFLTDTDKATLDAFVQRGGGLVSLHDALCGPDPVAFSKLTGGAKKHGEVNYTLEAPVPYTVTDKAHPIMKDMSNLTLLDEAFFNLTWASDPGIHVLATAEIAGTPSAGDHRGEKVPQIWTYEHPAAGGQTARAFVWMQGHNYANFSNYQIQRTLLRGIAWAAKKPVDELVDYVAPPRPVRPPATAQSRGGQ
- a CDS encoding enoyl-CoA hydratase/isomerase family protein, coding for MERLVTSERIGSTAILTIMNPPVNALSRETAAALHLAWQQADEDDAVTRIVITGSGKMFVAGADLREIERITQHEIPPDLSYLNQLLNAIERGHTLVVMAMNGGALGIGLELAMAGHYRVLRAGSQVGLPEVNLGLIPGAGGTQRLPRLAGVGPALRMCLTGKSISAEEALELGIVDRVVEEDVVAAALEVTQGRRTDQLPCQGNLRVVEAILAAVRAGTFEAGLAEEARLFREALVDQEAKEKVAAFFASRKK
- a CDS encoding serine hydrolase domain-containing protein, which produces MRFDRLVAVLLLACLGLSAAVPEGKADELGFSKERLTRIHQTIQQHIDSKQIAGAVTLVARKGKIANFEAHGAFDLESNKPMAKNSVFRIWSMSKPVAGVAILMLLEEGKLRLNDPVSKFIPEFKNMKVKSSIALTREINVQDLLTHVSGLGSDPATSVQGAISLRQGEEGLNTYIPKFGATPLAFQPGSQWAYSPLMAFDTLGRIVEVASGLDFNQFLKTRLFEPLGMKDTFFHPGDQGWPRVVTAYHRKDNQLEKTANPNWIASKTYFSGAGGLMSTAEDYLQFAEMLLEGGKLNGKRILSPKTVDLMASVFVPDTLPGRAPGRGFGLSVQVVSDPVAAGMRVSKGSYGWDGAYGTHFWIDPVEKIVGILMIQTDNPNRQLDRDFENAVMQAIVD
- a CDS encoding PadR family transcriptional regulator, encoding MDEPNTDLIQGTLDMLILKTLSLEPMHGFGISRRIEQISRGVFKMNPGSLLTALQRLERSGWLDAEWVVTENARRAKLYSLTRAGKKQLEIETADWSRRAGAIARLLKAEA
- a CDS encoding ABC transporter permease translates to MLLWRQILRGLQRLANRRPADRDIADEVESFLEQATAAHLAKGLSLEEARRAAHLEMGNVTVAREQIASYGWENAIETLFSDLRFAVRRLCASPGFSAVSILTLALGIGASTAIFSVMQGVLWKPLPYRHSEQLIVLRHTAPGIKIEDLNMAASLYFTYGEESRTFQDVSMWLSDTVSVTGVGEAEEVPALSVTDRFLPALTIAPALGRSFHATDGNPARERVVMLSDGYWRSRFGGDRAVLGRRILLDGQAHEVVGVLPPSFQFLDRHVSLLRPLRFLRANVGLISFCCQGLARLKPGQSLADANTDVAHMLQLAPQKFPMNAGFSKDTFQAARIAPRVVLLKDAWIGDIGNTLWVLMGTVGIVLLIAGANVVNLLLVRADARRQELAVRAALGASWPRLARELLLENLVLALSGGALGLGLAAAALQLLAASAFTRLPRIQEIAIDPLVLTFTLCISLLVGLLFALILVVKYGRPEVGSALRSEGRSLSLTKERHRARNTLVVVQVALTVVLLVASGLMIRSFQALRRVEPGFSGAQQVESLRISIPEQQVPDPERAIRMEEAILRNIEKIDAVSGVAIANHLPMEGGSNDPVYAETKTEGLPPIRRYKFISPGYFAVTGARLLAGRDLRWTEIYQKSPVAIVSENLARETWGDARAAIGKRIRSTTKDDWREVIGVVADLHDNGVAQKAPGIVYWPLLQQNFEASPVSAVRSIAIVVRSPRAGSEALRQQLQHAVAAVNPLLPLADIKTLETVYNRSLSRTSFTLVLLAIAGGMGLFLGVIGLYGVIAYAVSQRTREIGIRLSLGAPVQSLAGMFVWYGLRLSGIGAACGLAAALGLTRMMQSLLYEVSPADPLTYVVVSASLILVASLASYLPARKVARVDPVAALRS